A portion of the Microbacterium hominis genome contains these proteins:
- a CDS encoding MFS transporter, producing MTGTPAVATTSGPREKRPLGRDFGKLWTAAAFSNLADGIGRTAVPLIATTLTRDPLAIAAVGALAFVPWLVFGLPAGMLVDRFDRRHLMAAANTLRAGVALALAIMTVTGTLTIWWLFAAVLVFGVGETLFDNATNAIVPQLVERRSLDRANGWLQAAQITIDNFVATPIGGVLFAVSLALPLWVGAAGYLVPVALAVLLPLAAARALQTPRDPEAPPTSARPQSQTSAREAIVYLWNHRFLRSMVVFTSVVGSAFAFAQAPTILYFLDELDVAPAAIGVVTAGIGLGALAGSLLAPRLVERFGRGKVMLGANFGAAMGLIGVWAAPELLTGIVAYALMAAAVSVWNVPWGALRQAIVPGRLFGRVLGIIRTFTWGLFPFATLLGGLVARADLRLPFLIAGAVTIIAATVAARLLLEASQHDRPEE from the coding sequence ATGACCGGCACGCCCGCTGTCGCGACGACCTCGGGGCCGCGCGAGAAGCGGCCGCTCGGCCGCGACTTCGGCAAGCTGTGGACCGCGGCCGCCTTCTCCAACCTCGCCGACGGGATCGGCCGCACCGCGGTGCCGCTGATCGCGACCACCCTCACCCGGGACCCGCTCGCCATCGCGGCCGTCGGCGCGCTGGCGTTCGTCCCCTGGCTCGTCTTCGGCCTCCCCGCCGGCATGCTCGTCGACCGGTTCGATCGCCGCCACCTCATGGCCGCCGCCAACACGCTCCGGGCAGGTGTGGCGCTCGCGCTCGCGATCATGACGGTGACCGGCACGCTCACCATCTGGTGGCTGTTCGCGGCGGTGCTCGTCTTCGGCGTCGGGGAGACGCTGTTCGACAACGCCACGAACGCCATCGTCCCGCAGCTCGTGGAGCGGCGATCCCTGGATCGCGCGAACGGCTGGCTTCAGGCGGCGCAGATCACCATCGACAACTTCGTCGCGACGCCGATCGGCGGCGTGCTGTTCGCCGTTTCCCTCGCGCTGCCGCTGTGGGTCGGGGCGGCCGGGTATCTCGTCCCCGTCGCGCTCGCCGTCCTGCTGCCGCTGGCCGCCGCGCGCGCGCTGCAGACGCCGCGAGACCCGGAGGCGCCGCCGACCTCAGCTCGGCCCCAGTCGCAGACCTCGGCGCGAGAGGCGATCGTGTACCTGTGGAACCACCGGTTCCTGCGGTCCATGGTCGTGTTCACCTCGGTGGTCGGATCCGCCTTCGCGTTCGCGCAGGCGCCGACGATCCTCTACTTCCTCGACGAGCTCGACGTCGCGCCCGCGGCGATCGGCGTGGTCACGGCGGGCATCGGACTCGGTGCGCTGGCGGGCTCGCTCCTGGCACCCCGCCTCGTCGAGCGCTTCGGGCGCGGAAAGGTCATGCTCGGCGCCAACTTCGGCGCCGCGATGGGCCTGATCGGGGTCTGGGCCGCGCCCGAACTCCTCACCGGCATCGTGGCCTACGCCCTCATGGCGGCAGCCGTCTCCGTGTGGAACGTCCCGTGGGGCGCGCTGCGTCAGGCGATCGTTCCGGGGCGCCTCTTCGGCCGCGTGCTGGGCATCATCCGCACCTTCACGTGGGGTCTGTTCCCCTTCGCGACGCTCCTGGGTGGCCTCGTGGCCCGCGCCGACCTGCGTCTGCCGTTCCTCATCGCCGGCGCGGTCACGATCATCGCGGCGACCGTGGCCGCGCGGCTCCTCCTCGAGGCGTCGCAGCACGACCGCCCCGAGGAGTGA